Proteins encoded in a region of the Podospora pseudopauciseta strain CBS 411.78 chromosome 6, whole genome shotgun sequence genome:
- a CDS encoding hypothetical protein (EggNog:ENOG503NZ04; COG:L), translated as MGIKGIYKEIGPGERISMTKLALTTLEKAENPRPFRLAIDISIWQFQNQAARGGSNPAIRTLFFRLVRLLSLAIQPLFVFDGPNKPAFKRNKRAGGPRGAGHMVATSMAKRMIKLFGFAIHDAPGEAEAECAFLQREGVVDAVLSEDVDTIMFGCGKTLRNWTAEGKGNVPTHITLYDAEEIAKGESGLDREGMVLVALMSGGDYLPEGVPGCGIKVACEAARAGFGKQLCGIKKADWKEGVQAWRERLRHEWDTNESGYFRTKHKGLAIPEDFPDLEILRYYTHPVVSTHATVDKLKTNFPNKMTSPVDVIGLREFVGETFDWQYRGGAVNLVRKLAHGLLVQSLLQRSSEGKDYGDDTDLMAEEEGALITGIKSRRAHHSTDETPEVRVCFVPNDIVKLDLANEPIEEVEEHGRSGLALNSDDEFGEEDGEEEEGLKKTAKKPYDPEGPDLAWIPETLLKLGVPLTVEAWKTKKRKKTTKSATKKPATKKPAKAKGGMQPGALEKFFTVSKPVTVAVEKAVPATNDPIPSTQAAPPQSTMPPAAAPKPLGRQPRKAPTKKQPAKPAAEVNPWTLSGSQASPAITRTLSSSQSRPQPPSSSNCEPILISSSPVALSSPHTSPIQTTPIRPKRQSPDLSRSPIRPQMSDVVATPSTISATRPFKRSKSGTGTAIPIKVSSAQNQPKSKQQAPPAQKSIKSFGRTTKNTTAAVANSKPAYSIPIEFLSSDEDSHDDDDSDDDELPSLSKLNAPKSSLPAPPQSPSGGKAGLRQSTTPPRIPSHTRDAYDDVLMSSPKPRSRPPALSRTASLPAPSLVVASTTTVKTRNFLGRGSYSRGGKRTTCSFDADNLFEESDDEGIGGVGVGGRIVKEEEEEVECVDLTGDD; from the exons ATGGGTATCAAAGG AATATACAAAGAAATCGGCCCCGGCGAGCGCATCTCCATGACCAAGCTCGCCTTGACGACTCTCGAGAAAGCCGAAAACCCACGTCCGTTCCGACTCGCAATCGATATTTCTATATGGCAGTTCCAGAACCAAGCTGCCCGCGGCGgctccaaccccgccattcGAACGCTATTCTTCCGACTTGTTCGGCTCCTATCTCTAGCGATTCAACCGCTCTTTGTGTTTGATGGTCCGAACAAACCAGCGTTCAAGCGCAACAAACGCGCCGGCGGCCCCCGAGGCGCGGGACACATGGTAGCCACCTCCATGGCGAAAAGGATGATCAAACTCTTTGGGTTTGCCATACACGATGCGCCAGGCGAAGCCGAGGCTGAATGCGCCTTCCTCCAGCgagagggagtggtggaTGCCGTGCTGAGTGAAGATGTCGACACCATCATGTTTGGCTGCGGAAAGACACTTCGAAATTGGACTGcggaagggaaggggaacGTACCGACACACATCACACTTTATGACGCGGAGGAAATTGCCAAGGGCGAGAGTGGACTGGATCGGGAGGGTATGGTTCTGGTTGCGCTGATGAGTGGCGGGGACTATCTTCCTGAAGGTGTGCCAGGATGCGGCATAAAAGTCGCCTGTGAGGCAGCCAGAGCTGGATTTGGCAAACAGTTATGCGGCATCAAGAAGGCAGactggaaggagggggttcaAGCGTGGCGAGAAAGGTTACGCCATGAATGGGACACCAACGAGAGCGGATATTTTCGCACAAAACATAAAGGACTGGCGATTCCCGAGGACTTTCCGGATTTGGAGATTCTTAGGTACTATACCCATCCGGTAGTCTCGACGCACGCCACGGTTGACAAACTGAAGACGAATTTCCCTAATAAGATGACGTCTCCAGTTGATGTTATTGGTCTCAGGGAGTTTGTGGGTGAGACGTTCGACTGGCAGTATCGAGGAGGGGCTGTGAATCTGGTTCGCAAACTCGCACATGGGCTGTTGGTCCAATCTCTTCTGCAGCGATCGTCAGAAGGCAAGGATTATGGCGATGATACTGATCTtatggcggaggaggaaggcgcaCTGATCACGGGCATCAAGTCCAGGCGTGCTCACCATAGCACGGATGAGACGCCAGAGGTGAGAGTCTGTTTTGTGCCAAATGATATCGTCAAGCTCGATCTTGCGAATGAGCCAAtagaggaggttgaggagcaCGGGCGAAGTGGGTTAGCGCTGAACAGCGATGACGAgtttggcgaggaagatggggaagaggaggaagggctTAAGAAGACGGCGAAAAAGCCATACGACCCCGAAGGCCCAGATTTGGCATGGATCCCCGAAACGCTATTGAAACTCGGCGTCCCTTTGACTGTCGAGGCCtggaagacgaagaagcgAAAGAAGACCACGAAGTCGGCCACGAAGAAGCCGGCCACGAAGAAGCCGGCTAAAGCAAAGGGTGGCATGCAACCCGGGGCGCTCGAGAAGTTCTTCACCGTTAGCAAGCCAGTTACCGTTGCCGTTGAAAAGGCTGTGCCCGCTACTAATGACCCCATTCCCTCGACCCAAGCGGCGCCGCCTCAATCAACGAtgccaccagcagcagccccaaAGCCCCTAGGCAGACAACCCAGAAAAGCACCCACCAAAAAACAACCAGCCAAGCCAGCAGCTGAGGTCAACCCCTGGACGTTGTCAGGTTCTCAAGCCAGCCCTGCGATCACCAGAACTTTAAGCTCCTCACAATCAAGGCCCCAACCACCGTCGTCTTCCAATTGCGAACCAATTCTCATTTCATCTTCACCTGTGGCGCTCTCGTCCCCTCATACTTCACCAATCCAAACAACACCCATCCGGCCAAAGCGACAATCTCCAGACCTGTCCCGGTCCCCTATTCGACCTCAAATGTCAGACGTTGTCGCAACACCGTCAACCATCAGCGCAACAAGGCCATTTAAGAGATCAAAAAGCGGCACAGGGACAGCTATACCGATTAAAGTCTCCTCGGCACAGAACCAACCCAAGTCCAAACAGCAAGCGCCGCCAGCCCAAAAGTCCATCAAAAGCTTTGGAAGaaccaccaaaaacaccaccGCTGCTGTCGCAAACAGCAAACCAGCCTATTCAATTCCTATTGAATTTTTATCATCGGATGAGGATAGccacgatgacgacgactcTGACGATGATGAGCTACCGTCACTCTCCAAACTCAACGCACCCAAGTCATCGctaccagcaccaccgcaGTCGCCGTCGGGAGGGAAGGCTGGGTTGAGACAATCTACCACTCCGCCGAGGATACCGTCTCATACCAGGGATGCGTACGATGATGTTTTGATGTCTTCTCCGAAACCGCGCTCCAGGCCACCGGCGCTGTCGAGAACGGCGTCGCTTCCTGCTCCGTCGCTTGTGGTGGCGAGTACTACTACTGTGAAGACGAGGAACTTTCTCGGGAGGGGTAGTTACAGTCGTGGTGGTAAGCGAACGACTTGTAGCTTTGATGCTGATAACTTGTTTgaggagagtgatgatgaggggattgggggggttggggttggggggaggatagtgaaggaggaggaggaggaggttgagtgTGTTGATTTGACGGGGGATGATTAG
- a CDS encoding hypothetical protein (COG:Z; EggNog:ENOG503NY4B): MSGLGSGSGAGTTPLPHRSVANIRSPHTSGNTNPSTPSSSSRPVPSSSFGSPSSLRADEDILILELGSRKLQIGFAGDACPRGTVWFTPSQLRRVGDFRDWSSESKTNVDWKTKKVTGEKWWTRDHELWEYDVREVDLGLIGDKVERALREALTKYMLIDSRPRRMACVLPSSLPLPMLSAVLDSLFTRFQPPTISLFSSPVALTVGAGVRSALIVDLGWRETVVTSVYEFREVNTKRSVRGGRLLVEQTHKLLARHLPENQKKKEGTTSEDTQDYDLSFEECNDIATRMVWCKPHLSSPKAHKSKEGLPTLHEQDESDSTEAEFPTEASKTARIPLQSCRSPTTIELPWAALAEPSENAFFDSQYSESSFDDHELPLPLLVYRSLLQLPLDVRALCMSRIIFTGGCASVLGLRGRIFGEVSKLIEERGWDGVQGKGADQMRANPKLQGKRGSRPAVSGPTSVTSPPEAVGGQEQDGVWHDAANTAHEACPVEEQLARGQDKRPRVQGKMRAIESVGAWSGASLIAHLKAAPIATIEREAWLQYGAAGASKPSEVDQKSARQSFGPGGLIRGSAANNSWTLGVWGVN, translated from the exons ATGTCTGGCCTGGGTTCCGGCTCTGGAGCGGGAACAacacctctcccccaccgctCAGTTGCCAACATCCGCTCCCCACACACCAGTGGCAACACCAATCcgtcaaccccctcttccagCAGCCGTCCTgttccctcctccagctttgGTTCCCCGTCCAGTTTGAGAGCAGATGAAGATATCCTCATTCTCGAGCTTGGCTCCCGCAAACTGCAAATAGGGTTCGCCGGGGATGCCTGTCCGAGGGGCACGGTCTGGTTTACCCCATCACAGCTCCGCCGGGTGGGAGACTTCCGGGACTGGTCCTCCGAGTCCAAAACCAATGTGGACTGGAAGACGAAAAAAGTGACGGGCGAGAAGTGGTGGACCAGGGATCACGAGCTTTGGGAGTATGATGTGCGGGAGGTTGATCTAGGTCTCATTGGAGACAAGGTAGAGAGGGCGCTCAGAGAAGCTCTTACAAA ATACATGCTGATCGATTCTCGGCCACGGAGAATGGCGTGCGTGCTGCCCTCtagccttcctcttcccatGTTATCGGCAGTACTAGACAGCCTCTTTACACGGTTTCAGCCGCCCACCATATCGCTGTTTTCGTCCCCCGTTGCACTGACAGTCGGTGCTGGGGTTCGTTCTGCTCTGATTGTTGATCTCGGTTGGAGGGAGACAGTTGTTACCAGTGTTTACGAGTTTCGCGAAGTCAACACCAAGCGTAGTGTTCGTGGGGGGAGATTGCTTGTGGAACAGACACACAAACTTCTCGCCAGACACCTCCCCGAAAatcagaaaaagaaggagggcaCAACCTCCGAAGATACCCAAGATTACGACCTGAGTTTTGAGGAATGCAACGACATTGCTACTCGTATGGTTTGGTGCAAGCCACATTTATCTTCTCCCAAAGCTCACAAATCAAAGGAAGGTCTGCCCACCCTCCACGAACAAGATGAATCAGACTCTACGGAAGCCGAGTTCCCAACTGAGGCCTCAAAGACGGCCAGAATTCCACTGCAATCATGTCGATCACCGACCACGATAGAGCTTCCCTGGGCAGCCCTTGCAGAACCCAGCGAGAATGCCTTCTTTGACTCCCAGTACTCAGAGAGCAGCTTCGACGATCATGAGCTACCTTTGCCTCTGCTTGTCTACCGCAGTCTTCTGCAGCTACCCCTGGATGTTCGGGCACTTTGCATGTCTCGTATCATTTTCACGGGTGGCTGTGCTAGCGTTTTGGGACTACGTGGCCGTATTTTTGGCGAAGTTTCCAAGCTGATAGAGGAGAGAGGATGGGACGGTGTCCAAGGAAAGGGAGCAGACCAGATGCGGGCTAATCCAAAGCTGCAGGGCAAAAGGGGCAGTCGGCCAGCAGTTAGTGGTCCTACTAGTGTCACCAGCCCGCCGGAAGCCGTCGGTGGTCAAGAGCAGGATGGGGTCTGGCACGATGCAGCCAATACTGCCCACGAAGCCTGTCCTGTCGAAGAGCAACTCGCGCGAGGGCAGGATAAGAGACCAAGGGTGCAGGGGAAGATGAGGGCCATTGAGTCTGTCGGGGCGTGGAGCGGAGCAAGCCTGATAGCGCACCTTAAGGCGGCGCCTATCGCTACTATTGAACGCGAGGCTTGGTTGCAGTATGGTGCCGCAGGAGCGAGCAAGCCCAGCGAGGTTGATCAGAAGTCAGCCAGACAGAGCTTTGGGCCAGGCGGCCTTATCAGGGGGTCTGCTGCTAATAACTCCTGGACattgggggtttggggtgtGAATTAG